One region of Rhodocaloribacter litoris genomic DNA includes:
- a CDS encoding M23 family metallopeptidase, translating to MRWARCAPVTPLYFGCPGMFSFLSEFIRDPHGTYTVMVMDEAGLEPLRSYRVQPRRLLLGWVATVLGLTLLLLALLVLTPLREWVPGYGTAEMQRSARLNALRLAALQDSLAAQQRYMQQLRTLVLGPLDSSLVGQDRPPEPAFAVAGELAEVAVDPLSKDWQDHTQPALALERLPATTLPVQVVSAAAGERYLAQLRFPVLPPVDGFPTRGFDARTGHYALDIAVEEGSVVRAVGDGHVIFADWTHEGGFTIAVQHADGYVSVYKHNQRLLKRVGDRVRDREAIAFSGNSGEITTGPHLHFELWHNGLAQDPRLYFIGF from the coding sequence TTGCGGTGGGCACGTTGTGCGCCGGTGACACCCCTCTACTTCGGTTGCCCGGGCATGTTCTCCTTTCTATCCGAATTCATACGTGATCCGCACGGCACCTATACGGTGATGGTGATGGACGAGGCGGGCCTGGAGCCGCTGCGCTCCTACCGGGTTCAGCCGCGACGGCTGCTGCTCGGGTGGGTGGCCACGGTTCTGGGACTGACCCTGTTGTTGCTGGCCCTGCTCGTCTTGACCCCGTTGCGCGAATGGGTGCCGGGCTACGGCACCGCCGAGATGCAGCGGTCGGCGCGGCTGAACGCGTTGCGCCTGGCCGCCCTGCAGGATTCGCTGGCCGCGCAGCAGCGCTACATGCAGCAGCTCCGCACGCTCGTGCTGGGCCCGCTGGATTCGTCGCTCGTCGGGCAGGACCGCCCGCCGGAGCCCGCCTTCGCCGTCGCCGGCGAGCTGGCCGAGGTCGCCGTCGATCCGCTTTCGAAGGACTGGCAGGACCACACCCAGCCCGCGCTGGCGCTCGAGCGCCTGCCTGCCACCACACTCCCCGTGCAGGTCGTCTCGGCGGCGGCCGGGGAACGCTATCTCGCCCAGCTTCGCTTTCCGGTGCTGCCGCCGGTCGACGGCTTCCCCACCCGCGGCTTCGACGCCCGCACCGGGCACTATGCCCTCGACATCGCCGTTGAAGAAGGCAGCGTCGTCCGGGCCGTCGGAGACGGACACGTGATCTTTGCCGACTGGACGCACGAAGGCGGCTTCACCATCGCCGTCCAGCACGCCGACGGCTACGTGTCGGTCTACAAACACAACCAGCGCCTGCTCAAGCGCGTCGGGGACCGCGTGCGCGACCGCGAAGCCATTGCCTTCAGCGGCAACTCCGGCGAGATCACCACCGGGCCCCACCTCCACTTTGAACTCTGGCACAACGGGCTGGCCCAGGACCCCCGGCTCTATTTCATCGGGTTCTGA
- the lysS gene encoding lysine--tRNA ligase: MTDRPLSEQERRRREERTMLEELGINPYPYAWDVTARAAEILAQFDDARHQPGEDGTAPEPFRVSIAGRIMSKRVMGKAAFFHLQDATGQIQVYVRRDDLPEGFYNQVFKKLLDIGDIVGVEGFVFRTKMGEVSVHAGRLELLAKALRPLPVVKEAEGKIYNEVTDKEFRYRQRYVDLIVNPEVRDVFRKRAQMITTLRRFLDERGYLEVETPVLQPVYGGASARPFITHHNALGLDLYLRIADELYLKRLIVGGFEGVYEIAKDFRNEGLSRFHNPEFTMLELYVAYKDYHWMMDLVEEMLEHVAVTLHGTPEVTVGGQTISFRRPWPRIPMLEAIEKETGHDLYGKSRDELAAIAEGLRLEIDDTMGSGKIIDEIFGAFVEPKLIQPTFVIDYPVELSPLAKRHRSKPGLVERFEVICNAKEICNAFSELNDPEDQRARFLEQARLRAGGDEEAMQLDEDFLRALEYGMPPTAGLGVGIDRLAMIMTDQPSIRDVILFPLLRPEQPATAETRAEADATEQ; encoded by the coding sequence ATGACCGACCGACCGCTCTCCGAACAGGAACGCCGGCGCCGCGAAGAGCGCACGATGCTCGAAGAGCTCGGCATCAACCCGTACCCGTACGCCTGGGACGTGACGGCCCGCGCCGCCGAGATCCTGGCGCAGTTCGACGACGCCCGCCACCAGCCCGGCGAGGACGGCACCGCTCCGGAACCGTTCCGCGTCTCCATCGCCGGGCGGATCATGTCCAAACGGGTCATGGGCAAGGCCGCCTTTTTCCACCTGCAGGACGCCACCGGGCAGATCCAGGTCTACGTCCGCCGCGACGACCTGCCCGAGGGCTTCTACAACCAGGTCTTCAAGAAGCTGCTCGACATCGGCGACATCGTGGGGGTGGAAGGGTTCGTCTTCCGCACGAAGATGGGCGAGGTGTCGGTGCACGCCGGGCGGCTGGAGCTGCTGGCGAAGGCGCTGCGGCCGCTGCCCGTGGTGAAGGAGGCCGAGGGGAAGATCTACAACGAGGTGACGGACAAGGAATTCCGGTACCGCCAGCGTTACGTGGACCTGATCGTCAACCCCGAGGTGCGCGACGTCTTCCGGAAGCGGGCGCAGATGATCACCACCCTCCGCCGCTTCCTCGACGAGCGCGGCTACCTGGAGGTGGAGACGCCCGTGCTGCAGCCCGTCTACGGCGGTGCCTCGGCCCGGCCCTTCATCACCCACCACAACGCGCTCGGGCTCGACCTCTACCTCCGCATCGCCGACGAGCTGTACCTGAAGCGGCTCATCGTGGGCGGGTTCGAAGGGGTCTACGAGATCGCCAAGGACTTCCGGAACGAGGGCCTCAGCCGGTTCCACAACCCGGAGTTCACCATGCTGGAGCTCTACGTGGCCTACAAGGACTACCACTGGATGATGGACCTGGTGGAGGAGATGCTCGAGCACGTGGCCGTGACGCTCCACGGCACGCCCGAGGTGACCGTGGGCGGGCAAACGATCTCGTTCCGCCGTCCCTGGCCGCGCATCCCGATGCTGGAGGCCATCGAGAAGGAGACGGGCCACGACCTCTACGGCAAGAGCCGCGACGAGCTGGCCGCCATCGCCGAGGGGCTGAGGCTGGAGATCGACGACACGATGGGCAGCGGCAAGATCATCGACGAGATCTTCGGGGCGTTCGTGGAGCCGAAGCTGATCCAGCCCACCTTCGTCATCGACTACCCGGTGGAGCTGAGCCCGCTGGCCAAGCGGCACCGCTCGAAGCCCGGCCTGGTGGAGCGCTTCGAGGTCATCTGCAACGCGAAGGAGATCTGCAATGCCTTCAGCGAGCTGAACGACCCGGAGGACCAGCGGGCGCGGTTCCTGGAGCAGGCCCGCCTGCGCGCCGGCGGCGACGAGGAGGCCATGCAACTCGACGAGGACTTCCTCCGCGCCCTCGAGTACGGCATGCCCCCGACGGCCGGCCTGGGGGTGGGCATCGACCGCCTGGCGATGATCATGACCGACCAGCCCTCCATCCGCGACGTCATCCTCTTCCCCCTGTTGCGCCCCGAGCAGCCCGCCACCGCGGAGACACGGGCCGAAGCGGACGCCACGGAGCAATGA
- a CDS encoding PAS domain S-box protein, whose amino-acid sequence MGYPNKNETTGEAPVDLRSLLEKAPVVVLHMRADGTVVYASPAVHRLTGYTAAEVTGRAFWDEVSLPEDRSRLQQARQAALNAGAATVTVRFFTRDRHLRAAEWHLFAEEHTLAGLVLDATARHELQEALFQSELLNRTFLEQSPLGLLHLDADGTVTFENHPFRQLVGERAEDAWIGLNLFDMPGLDARLRGRVKALLSAGEAFHGAEVSFLRPAGGGVRHLLVHGSPIRNPDGCIVGGVLMVEDVTRTREQQETLSLHDRYARAEAELRSAALAHPEETPFLRAAAAMLGRACGADRAHILVHNTVDDYCASRTVWSAGDHRPDPLVVRHREIAPLREPAPPAAPRSIHAHAGTPETRVLLHLTGAAEALWIPFYETGRRAGFVLLERVEGRQAAWSDTERACIEQLVEVFETLWTWVQVDSRYRLTLSTIDDALFHFTFSETGTRRYVFITPQVEALVGYEPAALLAHGETSLDWSEALVHPDDRAHVRAHDERLRSGHESRVIYRIRHRDGSLRWLREHGTPLRDAAGHVTVSGILTDVTEQKQAEELLVQAKQEAERASRLKTAFIATMSHEIRTPLGAVHGFAELLAAELKECGTELPPEVHEFAEAIRDRADHLLGLVNDLFDLSNMELGGLPLERVPLDLHALLHPLLDDLTSRAARKNLTVHRHFAPDAPVVLGDARRIEQIFRNLFSNALKFTESGGVTVRTRRLEREVLVEVSDTGVGMARDYLDRLFTPFTQEEDWRNRRFEGTGLGLALVKRLLDRLGGRIEVESEKGKGTTFRVFLPAGDR is encoded by the coding sequence ATGGGTTATCCGAACAAAAATGAGACGACCGGGGAAGCGCCGGTCGATCTCCGGTCTCTTCTTGAGAAAGCACCGGTGGTCGTCCTGCACATGCGGGCCGACGGGACCGTGGTCTATGCCAGCCCCGCCGTACACCGGCTGACGGGGTATACGGCGGCAGAGGTGACCGGCCGGGCGTTCTGGGACGAGGTAAGCCTTCCGGAGGATCGAAGCCGTTTGCAACAGGCCCGGCAGGCGGCCCTGAACGCCGGTGCGGCCACCGTGACGGTGCGCTTCTTCACACGGGACCGGCACCTCCGTGCGGCCGAGTGGCATCTCTTCGCCGAAGAGCACACCCTCGCCGGGCTCGTCCTCGACGCAACGGCCCGGCACGAACTGCAGGAAGCCCTTTTTCAGAGCGAATTGCTCAACCGAACGTTTCTCGAACAAAGCCCGCTGGGCCTGCTCCACCTCGACGCCGACGGAACGGTGACGTTCGAAAACCACCCGTTCCGGCAACTCGTCGGCGAGCGCGCCGAGGATGCCTGGATCGGCCTGAACCTCTTCGACATGCCGGGGCTGGACGCGCGGCTCCGGGGCCGTGTGAAGGCCCTCCTCTCGGCGGGCGAAGCCTTCCACGGCGCCGAGGTGTCGTTCCTCCGGCCTGCCGGGGGCGGGGTGCGCCACCTGCTCGTGCACGGGTCCCCGATTCGTAACCCGGACGGCTGCATCGTCGGCGGCGTGTTGATGGTCGAGGACGTAACCCGCACCAGGGAGCAGCAAGAAACCCTGTCGTTGCACGACCGCTATGCCCGGGCCGAGGCCGAGCTCCGCTCCGCCGCCCTGGCACATCCCGAAGAGACCCCGTTCCTGCGGGCGGCGGCCGCCATGCTGGGCCGGGCCTGCGGGGCCGACCGCGCCCATATCCTCGTGCACAACACCGTCGACGACTACTGTGCGAGCCGGACCGTATGGAGCGCCGGAGACCACCGGCCGGACCCGCTCGTCGTGCGCCATCGCGAGATCGCCCCGCTCCGGGAGCCCGCACCGCCTGCCGCGCCCCGGTCGATCCACGCCCACGCCGGGACCCCCGAGACCCGGGTGTTGCTGCACCTCACCGGCGCCGCCGAAGCCCTCTGGATCCCCTTTTACGAGACCGGACGGAGGGCCGGCTTCGTGCTGCTCGAACGGGTCGAAGGCAGGCAGGCGGCCTGGTCGGACACCGAGCGCGCGTGCATCGAGCAACTCGTCGAGGTCTTCGAGACGCTGTGGACCTGGGTGCAGGTCGATAGCCGCTACCGGCTGACCCTCTCGACCATCGACGATGCCCTCTTCCACTTCACCTTCTCCGAAACGGGAACGCGCCGGTACGTCTTCATCACCCCGCAGGTAGAAGCACTCGTCGGATACGAGCCGGCCGCCCTGCTCGCACACGGCGAGACGTCCCTGGACTGGAGTGAAGCCCTGGTCCACCCCGACGACCGGGCACACGTCCGCGCCCACGACGAACGACTCCGGAGCGGGCACGAAAGCCGCGTCATCTATCGCATCCGGCACCGGGACGGGAGCCTCCGCTGGCTGCGCGAGCACGGCACCCCCCTCCGCGACGCCGCCGGGCACGTCACCGTCAGCGGTATCCTCACCGACGTGACGGAGCAAAAACAGGCCGAAGAGCTGCTCGTGCAGGCCAAGCAGGAGGCCGAACGTGCCAGCCGGCTCAAGACGGCCTTCATCGCCACGATGAGCCACGAGATCCGCACCCCGCTGGGCGCCGTCCATGGCTTCGCCGAACTGCTGGCCGCCGAGCTGAAGGAATGCGGTACCGAACTGCCCCCCGAGGTACACGAGTTCGCCGAGGCCATCCGGGACCGGGCCGACCACCTGCTGGGCCTCGTCAACGACCTCTTCGACCTCTCGAACATGGAGCTGGGCGGGCTCCCCCTCGAACGGGTACCGCTGGACCTGCATGCCCTACTTCACCCCCTGCTCGACGACCTGACGTCCCGGGCCGCCCGGAAAAACCTCACCGTGCATCGCCACTTCGCCCCGGACGCCCCCGTCGTCCTGGGCGATGCGCGACGCATCGAACAGATCTTCCGCAACCTCTTCTCGAACGCGCTCAAGTTCACCGAATCCGGCGGCGTCACGGTCCGCACCCGCCGGCTGGAGCGGGAGGTCCTGGTCGAGGTGAGCGATACCGGCGTGGGCATGGCCCGAGACTACCTCGACCGGCTCTTCACCCCCTTCACGCAGGAGGAAGACTGGCGCAACCGCCGCTTCGAGGGCACCGGGCTTGGCCTGGCCCTGGTCAAGCGCCTGCTCGACCGGCTCGGCGGCCGCATCGAGGTCGAGAGCGAGAAGGGAAAAGGCACCACCTTCCGCGTGTTCCTGCCCGCCGGCGACCGGTAG
- the queG gene encoding tRNA epoxyqueuosine(34) reductase QueG gives MPGFDEQAQARLARALKQEAARLGFDACGIARAERLDEEARRLEQWLARGYHGTMYWMERHFDKRTDPRRLVDGARSVISVLHNYYQPVEQPQRPTAGKISRYAWGDDYHEVMKEKLYRLYAWLDEQAGGIHGRAFVDSAPVMDKAWARRSGLGWIGKHTNLINRSLGSYFFLGELIVDVPLPPDGPVPDYCGTCTRCLDACPTDAIVQPYVVDANRCISYLTIEHRGDDIPEDLRPGMGTWIFGCDVCQDVCPWNKFKRPASEPRYAPRPGLTDTELREWVELDLEEFRRRFRKSPVKRAKLEGFLRNVRIALENAADAGETPSGPAS, from the coding sequence ATGCCCGGCTTCGACGAACAGGCCCAGGCCCGGCTCGCCCGGGCCCTGAAGCAAGAGGCCGCCCGGCTCGGCTTCGATGCGTGCGGCATCGCCCGGGCCGAGCGCCTCGACGAGGAAGCCCGCCGCCTCGAACAGTGGCTTGCCCGGGGCTACCACGGCACGATGTACTGGATGGAACGCCACTTCGACAAGCGCACCGACCCCCGCCGGCTCGTCGACGGCGCCCGCTCGGTCATCTCGGTGCTGCACAACTATTACCAGCCCGTCGAACAGCCGCAGCGGCCCACGGCCGGCAAGATCAGCCGCTATGCCTGGGGCGACGACTACCACGAGGTGATGAAAGAAAAGCTCTACCGGCTCTATGCCTGGCTGGACGAGCAGGCCGGCGGCATCCACGGACGGGCTTTCGTGGACTCGGCCCCGGTCATGGACAAAGCCTGGGCCCGGCGCAGCGGCCTCGGCTGGATCGGCAAGCACACCAACCTCATCAACCGCTCGCTCGGCTCCTACTTCTTTCTCGGCGAGCTGATCGTGGACGTCCCCCTGCCCCCGGACGGTCCCGTGCCCGACTACTGCGGCACCTGCACCCGCTGCCTCGACGCCTGCCCCACCGACGCCATCGTGCAGCCCTACGTGGTCGACGCCAACCGCTGCATCTCGTACCTGACGATCGAACACCGGGGCGACGACATCCCGGAAGACCTCCGGCCCGGCATGGGCACCTGGATCTTCGGCTGCGACGTGTGCCAGGATGTCTGCCCCTGGAACAAGTTCAAGCGCCCGGCGAGCGAGCCGCGTTACGCCCCGCGTCCCGGCCTCACGGATACGGAACTGCGCGAGTGGGTCGAGCTGGACCTGGAGGAATTCCGCCGGCGTTTTCGCAAAAGCCCCGTCAAGCGGGCCAAACTGGAGGGGTTTCTGCGCAACGTGCGCATCGCGCTGGAGAACGCGGCCGATGCGGGGGAAACCCCGTCTGGTCCCGCGTCATAG
- a CDS encoding OmpA family protein, with protein sequence MKSQTTFPLVAAVLFALSALGMIGCRSVPVEVLSVNGPDSLQTNQAGTFTATINEAEAKKPITTTWNFGDNTTAEGTTATHSYSQPGNYTVTFTATNRGGRSSDSETLRVVVVNPPVPAQITSLSADNMNPDTRTAVRFQASVRGDQPLSYNWSFGDGGTSTDASPTHTFSNPGTYTVTLNVRNRHGSDSRTLTLNVRLYEAAICREITEMNAAFFDRNSSVLTEAARAALQDNLDILSECPNLNVRVEGFAAPGERNAQQLSTDRARAVEQFYTQGGIPASRIVAQGRGRVTGITSKKEGTSQYRRADTIPVR encoded by the coding sequence ATGAAAAGCCAGACCACGTTTCCGCTTGTTGCCGCGGTGCTGTTCGCGCTGAGCGCCCTGGGCATGATCGGCTGCCGCAGCGTCCCCGTCGAGGTGCTGTCCGTAAACGGCCCGGACAGCCTGCAGACCAACCAGGCCGGTACCTTCACGGCCACCATCAACGAAGCCGAAGCCAAGAAGCCGATCACGACCACCTGGAACTTCGGCGACAATACCACGGCGGAAGGTACCACGGCCACGCACAGCTACAGCCAGCCGGGTAACTACACGGTCACCTTCACGGCGACCAACCGCGGTGGCCGGTCCTCCGATTCGGAGACCCTGCGCGTCGTCGTCGTCAACCCGCCCGTGCCCGCGCAGATCACCTCCCTCTCGGCGGACAACATGAACCCGGACACCCGCACGGCCGTGCGGTTCCAGGCCAGCGTCCGCGGGGATCAGCCGCTCTCGTACAACTGGAGCTTCGGCGACGGCGGCACCAGCACCGACGCCTCGCCGACGCACACCTTCAGCAACCCCGGCACCTACACCGTCACGCTCAACGTGCGCAACCGGCACGGCTCGGACTCGCGCACGCTGACGCTCAACGTGCGCCTCTACGAGGCGGCCATCTGCCGGGAGATCACGGAGATGAACGCGGCCTTCTTCGACCGCAACAGCAGCGTGTTGACCGAAGCCGCCCGCGCGGCCCTGCAGGACAACCTGGACATCCTGAGCGAGTGCCCGAACCTGAACGTCCGCGTCGAGGGCTTCGCGGCCCCCGGCGAGCGTAACGCCCAGCAGCTCTCGACCGACCGCGCCCGCGCCGTCGAGCAGTTCTACACGCAGGGCGGTATCCCGGCCAGCCGCATCGTGGCCCAGGGCCGCGGCCGCGTCACCGGCATCACCAGCAAGAAGGAAGGCACGAGCCAGTACCGCCGCGCCGACACCATCCCGGTCCGGTAA
- the rpsT gene encoding 30S ribosomal protein S20: MPQHKSAIKRTRQNARRRARNRLHRSKMRTLIKKLRTLEDRAQAERLLNEVKAYLDRLASRGIIHKNKAANYKSKLEKKVHALG, encoded by the coding sequence ATGCCTCAACACAAATCTGCGATCAAGCGCACACGGCAGAACGCCCGGCGGCGGGCCCGCAACCGGCTGCACCGGAGCAAGATGCGCACCCTGATCAAGAAACTCCGGACCCTGGAAGACCGCGCGCAGGCCGAGCGCCTGCTCAATGAGGTCAAGGCGTACCTCGACCGGCTGGCGAGCCGGGGCATCATCCACAAGAACAAGGCGGCCAACTATAAGAGCAAGCTCGAGAAAAAGGTCCACGCACTCGGATAG
- a CDS encoding MFS transporter, translated as MSKPPMEATPAESPPPGAPAGYVELIRDNVHFRRLWIGNVVSLLGDWFNTIALYTLVSELTGSPLALGAVFITKMLPWALASPLAGVLVDRFSRRRVMIASDLLRAVVVLGFLLVDEPGEVYLVYVLTALQVVIGSVFPPAQSASIPNITTPRELLTANALMSATWSALLTLGAALGGFAAAWLGLKAVFVLDSLTYLVSAFFIYRTVIPQDTEEGTKLPVRAAFGKIAEGWRYLRTHPPVARIALAKGTWAAAGGALVYMLTLLGETLTPGATSVGIGVLFAARGFGTGVGPVLARAFFRDRRRWPVLIGACITFSGLCYGLVGGLPWTYAVAVFVVAAHATSGANWVLSTVLLQERTVDRYRGRVFATEWLLVMLADTASILTASLLLEAGLLDLRGGFLTFAAFQVLCGLGWLAGIVPHEQRTGVTR; from the coding sequence ATGAGCAAACCCCCGATGGAGGCGACCCCGGCCGAGTCCCCGCCGCCGGGCGCACCGGCCGGGTACGTGGAACTCATCCGGGACAACGTCCACTTCCGGCGGCTGTGGATCGGCAACGTGGTCTCGCTCCTGGGCGACTGGTTCAACACCATTGCGCTCTATACGCTGGTGAGCGAGCTGACGGGCTCGCCGCTGGCGCTCGGGGCCGTGTTCATCACGAAGATGCTGCCGTGGGCGCTGGCCTCACCCCTGGCCGGCGTCCTCGTGGACCGGTTCAGCCGCCGCCGGGTGATGATCGCCTCGGACCTGCTGCGAGCGGTGGTCGTGCTCGGCTTCCTGCTCGTCGACGAGCCGGGGGAAGTGTACCTGGTCTACGTGCTGACGGCGCTGCAGGTGGTCATCGGCTCGGTGTTCCCCCCGGCGCAGAGCGCCTCGATCCCCAACATCACGACGCCGCGCGAGCTGCTGACGGCCAACGCGCTCATGTCCGCCACCTGGTCGGCGCTGCTGACGCTGGGAGCCGCGCTGGGCGGCTTCGCGGCAGCCTGGCTGGGCCTGAAGGCCGTCTTCGTCCTGGACAGCCTCACCTACCTCGTCTCCGCCTTTTTCATCTACCGGACGGTTATCCCCCAGGATACGGAGGAGGGGACGAAGTTGCCCGTGCGGGCGGCGTTCGGCAAAATCGCGGAGGGATGGCGCTACCTGCGCACCCACCCGCCCGTGGCCCGGATCGCCCTGGCGAAGGGAACGTGGGCTGCGGCCGGCGGAGCGCTCGTCTACATGCTCACCCTGCTGGGCGAGACGCTCACGCCCGGGGCCACGTCGGTGGGCATCGGCGTGCTGTTCGCCGCGCGCGGCTTCGGCACGGGTGTGGGACCGGTGCTGGCCCGCGCCTTCTTCCGGGACCGGCGGCGCTGGCCCGTCCTCATCGGCGCCTGTATCACCTTCAGCGGGCTGTGCTACGGCCTCGTGGGCGGCCTGCCGTGGACCTACGCCGTGGCCGTCTTCGTCGTCGCCGCCCATGCCACCAGCGGCGCCAACTGGGTGCTCTCGACCGTCCTGCTCCAGGAACGCACCGTCGACCGGTACCGGGGACGGGTCTTCGCCACCGAGTGGCTGCTCGTCATGCTCGCCGACACGGCGAGCATCCTCACCGCCAGCCTCCTGCTCGAAGCCGGCCTGCTCGACCTGCGCGGGGGCTTCCTCACCTTCGCCGCGTTCCAGGTACTCTGCGGGCTCGGCTGGCTGGCGGGCATCGTGCCGCACGAGCAACGGACGGGCGTTACCCGCTGA
- a CDS encoding Rossmann-like and DUF2520 domain-containing protein, protein MTQHDHATNASPRFALIGAGGLGTALGLRLAACGYTVRAVVSRSGVSARRLAARVGAVATPLDDLPGDVEVVLCCVPDDALAPLVEALSRLPRDWAGTVVAHTSGTRSSEALAPLARRGALTLRFHPLQSFPPGSPPERFDGIYVGLEGRPAARAFGERLATGLGARPVTIPAGAGPRYHLAATLASNFLVTLMALAAEVLAGAGFDRPTARAMLQPLVEGTWRNLADRLPEEALTGPVARGDRETVRRHLQALHQDLPHLLPVYAALTGETVRVAVRSGRLNPEDARSLLDLLHAALDPPGDPLLDP, encoded by the coding sequence GTGACGCAGCACGACCACGCAACGAACGCCTCGCCCCGCTTCGCCCTGATCGGAGCGGGGGGCCTGGGTACGGCCCTCGGCCTGCGCCTGGCCGCATGCGGCTATACGGTTCGCGCCGTCGTGAGCCGTTCCGGGGTGTCGGCACGTCGCCTGGCCGCCCGCGTGGGCGCCGTCGCCACCCCGCTCGACGACCTGCCCGGGGACGTGGAGGTCGTCCTGTGCTGCGTTCCCGACGACGCGCTGGCGCCCCTGGTCGAAGCCCTGTCCCGGCTCCCACGCGACTGGGCGGGCACGGTGGTCGCCCACACCTCCGGCACCCGCTCCAGCGAAGCCCTGGCCCCCCTGGCCCGGCGCGGCGCCCTCACCCTCCGCTTCCACCCGCTCCAGTCCTTCCCTCCCGGCAGCCCGCCCGAGCGGTTCGACGGCATCTACGTGGGGCTGGAAGGCCGGCCGGCGGCCCGCGCCTTCGGCGAACGCCTGGCGACCGGCCTGGGCGCTCGTCCCGTGACGATCCCCGCCGGAGCCGGCCCCCGCTACCACCTGGCCGCCACCCTCGCCTCGAACTTTCTCGTCACCCTGATGGCGCTCGCCGCCGAGGTGCTCGCCGGCGCCGGCTTCGACCGCCCCACCGCCCGCGCGATGTTGCAACCCCTGGTCGAAGGAACCTGGCGTAACCTGGCCGATCGGCTGCCGGAGGAGGCCCTCACCGGCCCTGTGGCCCGGGGCGACCGCGAGACGGTGCGCCGCCACCTGCAGGCCCTCCACCAGGACCTGCCCCACCTGCTGCCCGTCTACGCGGCCCTGACCGGCGAAACCGTCCGCGTGGCCGTGCGCAGCGGCCGGCTCAACCCCGAAGACGCCCGGTCCCTGCTCGACCTGCTGCACGCCGCCCTCGACCCACCCGGCGACCCGCTTCTGGATCCCTAG
- a CDS encoding peptidylprolyl isomerase: MTARRAFAWLVPLALLLACETGREAPAETSEHTTPPDPRMTAEADTLDLPETNYYEIATRYGRMVVRLYDETPLHRDNFKKLVARGFYDGTTFHRVIAGFMIQGGDPNSKDDDPYNDGQGGPGYTLPAEFHPRFYHKRGALATARQGDHVNPERRSSGSQFYIVHGTNPIDETMLAQMEAQIRTATNNPDFRFSDAARTAYLRDGSAPFLDMQYTVFGEVVEGFDVLDRIATTPTPKSQGRPAHPALGDQPLERVEMTVRPLPDYPPKPAG; the protein is encoded by the coding sequence ATGACCGCCCGACGTGCTTTCGCCTGGCTGGTGCCGCTGGCCCTGCTCCTGGCCTGCGAGACGGGGCGCGAGGCGCCGGCCGAAACCTCCGAGCACACCACCCCGCCAGACCCCCGCATGACCGCCGAAGCCGACACGCTCGACCTGCCCGAGACGAACTACTACGAGATCGCAACGCGCTACGGCCGCATGGTCGTCCGCCTCTACGACGAGACCCCCCTCCACCGCGACAACTTCAAGAAGCTGGTGGCCCGGGGGTTCTACGACGGCACCACGTTTCACCGCGTCATCGCGGGCTTCATGATCCAGGGCGGCGACCCCAACTCGAAAGACGACGACCCCTACAACGACGGGCAGGGCGGCCCGGGCTACACCCTCCCGGCCGAGTTCCACCCCCGCTTCTACCACAAGCGCGGCGCCCTGGCCACGGCCCGGCAGGGCGACCACGTCAACCCCGAGCGGCGCTCCAGCGGCAGCCAGTTCTATATCGTCCACGGCACCAACCCGATCGACGAAACAATGCTGGCACAGATGGAGGCCCAGATCCGAACGGCCACGAACAACCCGGACTTCCGCTTCTCGGACGCGGCCCGCACCGCCTACCTCCGCGACGGCAGCGCCCCCTTCCTGGACATGCAGTACACCGTCTTCGGCGAGGTCGTCGAAGGCTTCGACGTGCTCGACCGCATCGCCACCACCCCCACACCGAAAAGCCAGGGCCGGCCCGCCCATCCCGCCCTCGGCGACCAGCCGCTCGAACGCGTCGAGATGACCGTCCGACCCCTGCCGGACTACCCGCCGAAGCCGGCCGGATGA